A portion of the Nitratidesulfovibrio termitidis HI1 genome contains these proteins:
- a CDS encoding ABC transporter substrate-binding protein produces the protein MKKRLATALAFLLASMLLTGFLPLAAQAADKPEVRTSAQPCLHGMPLWHAEKAGWLTNAPFVDKFMLFASGAPQVEALAANQWDVGAMGALPTMMASMRYGYKLIGISNDESETNDLWVRPDSPLLKTKGANPKFPEIHGSADDWKGRKVLATTVSTGHYALTATLAALGLKDADVSLVHMEQGQAVTAFNAGEGDIIQLWAPFSYIAEAKGWKKVSSGSKAGVVIIGGIGVRKEFAEQHPDLVVDWLDVYMRGIEMMRNEPGKSVDPLLNYFTGYCGLELTRDQVEKEFKYRPLYDVNEQVRLLEDPSKTAAWMDGVAKFMLSQGRIAAKEYDRYAKNHFEIDPSFMKKLAERRAAAK, from the coding sequence ATGAAAAAACGTCTGGCCACTGCCCTTGCCTTCCTGCTCGCCAGCATGCTTCTCACCGGATTCCTTCCCCTCGCCGCGCAAGCGGCGGACAAACCCGAAGTCCGCACCAGCGCGCAGCCCTGTCTGCACGGCATGCCGCTGTGGCACGCGGAAAAAGCCGGTTGGCTCACCAACGCCCCGTTCGTCGACAAGTTCATGCTGTTCGCTTCGGGGGCGCCGCAGGTCGAGGCCCTTGCAGCCAACCAGTGGGACGTGGGGGCCATGGGCGCCCTGCCCACCATGATGGCCAGCATGCGGTACGGCTACAAGCTGATCGGCATCTCCAACGACGAATCCGAAACCAACGACCTGTGGGTACGCCCCGATTCGCCACTGCTGAAGACCAAGGGCGCCAACCCCAAGTTCCCGGAAATCCATGGCAGCGCCGATGACTGGAAGGGCAGGAAGGTGCTGGCCACCACCGTCTCCACCGGCCACTACGCCCTCACCGCCACCCTTGCCGCCCTGGGCCTGAAGGACGCCGACGTTTCCCTCGTGCACATGGAGCAGGGCCAGGCTGTCACGGCCTTCAACGCGGGAGAGGGCGACATCATCCAGCTGTGGGCCCCCTTCAGCTACATTGCCGAGGCCAAGGGCTGGAAAAAGGTCTCTTCCGGCAGCAAGGCCGGGGTGGTCATCATCGGCGGCATCGGCGTGCGCAAGGAATTCGCGGAACAGCACCCCGACCTCGTGGTGGACTGGCTGGACGTGTACATGCGCGGCATCGAGATGATGCGGAACGAGCCTGGCAAGAGCGTCGACCCGCTGCTGAACTACTTCACCGGCTATTGCGGCCTGGAACTGACGCGCGACCAGGTGGAAAAGGAATTCAAGTACCGCCCGCTGTATGACGTGAACGAGCAGGTGCGCCTGCTGGAAGACCCGTCCAAGACTGCGGCATGGATGGACGGCGTTGCCAAATTCATGCTTTCGCAGGGTCGCATTGCCGCCAAGGAATACGACCGCTACGCCAAGAACCACTTCGAGATCGATCCCTCCTTCATGAAGAAGCTGGCCGAACGTCGCGCTGCGGCGAAATAG
- a CDS encoding ABC transporter permease — MTASFRKRLVPVAMTTGSLLAFLVFWQVVSLYTNPEFLPSPRQVWVEALRLFHTQVGGKDLLTHVGFSLRRVLTAYLWAIVLGLPLGLCMGWNRVCEQIVSPIFELLRPIPPIAWIPIAILWLGVAEGSKVFICFVGSFVILVLNSYTGMRYVDPLLIDAARSFGATRRQQFFNVAVPACLPSIFAGLQNALSMAWMCVLAAELVGAREGVGFIIIQGMDLNRPPMILVGMILIGIVGSLLAASLRWAERALCPWRRELV; from the coding sequence ATGACCGCATCGTTCCGCAAACGGCTGGTGCCCGTGGCCATGACCACGGGTTCGCTGCTGGCCTTCCTCGTGTTCTGGCAGGTGGTTTCCCTGTACACGAACCCGGAATTCCTTCCCTCTCCACGGCAGGTATGGGTGGAAGCCTTGCGCCTGTTCCACACCCAGGTGGGCGGCAAGGACCTGCTCACGCACGTGGGCTTCAGCTTGCGCCGCGTGCTTACCGCCTACCTGTGGGCCATCGTGCTGGGGCTGCCGCTGGGCCTGTGCATGGGCTGGAACCGGGTCTGCGAGCAGATAGTCTCGCCCATTTTCGAACTGCTGCGCCCCATACCGCCCATCGCCTGGATACCCATCGCCATCCTGTGGCTGGGCGTGGCCGAGGGGTCGAAGGTGTTCATCTGTTTCGTCGGTTCCTTCGTCATCCTGGTGCTGAACTCGTACACCGGCATGCGCTACGTGGACCCGCTGCTGATCGACGCCGCCCGCTCGTTCGGGGCCACGCGCAGGCAGCAGTTCTTCAACGTGGCGGTGCCCGCCTGCCTGCCGTCCATCTTCGCCGGGCTGCAGAACGCGCTGTCCATGGCCTGGATGTGCGTGCTGGCGGCGGAACTGGTGGGCGCGCGCGAAGGCGTGGGCTTCATCATCATCCAGGGCATGGACCTGAACAGGCCGCCCATGATCCTCGTGGGCATGATCCTGATCGGCATCGTGGGGTCGCTGCTGGCGGCCTCGCTGCGCTGGGCGGAACGGGCCCTGTGTCCGTGGCGGAGGGAACTGGTATGA
- a CDS encoding SDR family NAD(P)-dependent oxidoreductase, giving the protein MPALRPQCPFALFDLSGRTALVTGGNSGLGEAMATALGLGGARVLLLARRRRELDEAATRLAGLGIEALVLSADLSDPSAIADSAAHARQALGHVDILINAAGVNLRQPFEEITPEAWRRQVDLHLSAPFFLARELAPGMRERGWGRIINIGSLQSYRAMPDSAPYGAAKGGIIQLTRAIAEAWGPYGITCNAIAPGFFPTSLTAPVFDNPQTVARHAAQTCLGRNGRLEDLHGLTLFLASNASSYVTGQTIMLDGGFTAK; this is encoded by the coding sequence ATGCCAGCACTCCGTCCGCAGTGCCCCTTTGCGCTGTTCGATCTTTCCGGCCGGACGGCGTTGGTCACCGGTGGCAATTCCGGGCTTGGCGAAGCCATGGCCACGGCGTTGGGGTTGGGCGGCGCCAGGGTGCTCCTGCTGGCGCGGCGCCGCCGCGAACTGGACGAAGCGGCAACGCGCCTTGCCGGTCTCGGCATCGAGGCACTTGTCCTCTCCGCCGACCTTTCCGACCCTTCCGCCATTGCCGACAGCGCGGCGCACGCCCGCCAGGCGCTGGGGCACGTGGACATCCTTATCAACGCGGCCGGAGTCAACCTGCGCCAGCCCTTCGAGGAAATCACCCCCGAGGCATGGCGACGGCAGGTGGACCTGCACCTTTCCGCGCCGTTCTTTCTGGCCCGCGAACTGGCGCCCGGCATGCGCGAGCGCGGCTGGGGCCGCATCATCAACATCGGTTCCCTGCAATCGTACCGGGCCATGCCCGACAGCGCGCCCTACGGTGCGGCCAAGGGGGGCATCATCCAACTCACCCGTGCCATCGCCGAGGCCTGGGGTCCATACGGCATCACCTGCAACGCCATCGCCCCCGGCTTTTTCCCCACCTCGCTCACCGCGCCGGTGTTCGACAATCCCCAAACCGTGGCCCGGCACGCCGCCCAAACGTGCCTTGGCCGCAACGGCCGACTGGAGGATCTGCACGGCCTTACCCTGTTTCTCGCAAGCAACGCATCTTCGTACGTCACCGGACAAACGATCATGCTCGATGGTGGATTCACGGCGAAATGA
- a CDS encoding ABC transporter ATP-binding protein, with product MEAAPQYPYAHERKVKVQVESLTKCYGDLLVLDKINFEIYQGELLCIVGPTGCGKTTFLNCLSQFIPMTEGSILVDGVPASPAIHNIAFVFQEVSAIPWLTVEDNIRFGLRIKRLPEDEIERRTERMLDLVGLRKYRTYFPQQLSASMEQRVVIARNFAINPDLLLMDEPYGQLDVKLRYYLEDELIRIWKELGSTVAFITHNIEEAIYLAERILILSPKPSTIKEEVIVDLPRPRQYDDPEFVRLREYVTERIKWW from the coding sequence ATGGAAGCTGCACCGCAGTATCCCTACGCGCACGAGCGCAAGGTCAAGGTACAGGTGGAAAGCCTTACCAAGTGCTACGGCGACCTTCTGGTGCTCGACAAGATCAACTTCGAAATCTACCAGGGCGAACTGCTGTGCATCGTCGGCCCCACGGGGTGCGGCAAGACCACGTTCCTGAATTGCCTTTCGCAGTTCATTCCCATGACGGAAGGTTCCATCCTGGTGGACGGCGTGCCCGCCTCGCCGGCAATCCACAACATCGCCTTCGTGTTCCAGGAAGTTTCCGCCATTCCGTGGCTGACGGTGGAGGACAACATCCGCTTCGGCCTGCGCATCAAGCGCCTGCCCGAAGACGAGATAGAGCGGCGCACCGAGCGCATGCTCGACCTCGTGGGCCTGCGCAAGTACCGCACCTACTTCCCGCAGCAGCTTTCGGCCAGCATGGAGCAGCGCGTGGTCATCGCGCGCAACTTCGCCATCAACCCCGACCTGCTGTTGATGGACGAGCCCTACGGCCAGCTCGACGTCAAACTGCGCTACTACCTCGAAGACGAACTGATCCGCATCTGGAAGGAACTGGGCAGCACGGTGGCCTTCATCACCCACAACATCGAGGAAGCCATCTACCTCGCCGAGCGCATCCTCATCCTTTCGCCGAAACCCTCCACCATCAAGGAGGAGGTCATCGTGGACCTGCCCCGCCCCCGCCAGTACGACGACCCCGAATTCGTCCGGCTGCGCGAATACGTGACCGAACGCATCAAGTGGTGGTAG
- a CDS encoding ABC transporter permease has translation MQSTTHDASGPVSLDVEKAGYIAAAVRQHWISVISLVLFLIFWELICRFEIIGPYQLVPPSEVLGVFADKFTNPNPDGALLQQHAWASLSLALVGFGAAVCIGVPLGLLMGWYRPVNLMVRPLFDAVRPIPPIAWIPIAILWLGIGIHAKAFIIFLAAFVPCVINSYTGIRLTNPVLIRVARIYGASDFETFRKIGVPSAIPMVFTGIKLSLNAAWTTLVAAELLAASQGLGYLIQLGRRLARPDIIIVGMLAIGLLGALMSWGLTRIESRFASSRRLS, from the coding sequence ATGCAGAGCACGACACACGACGCATCAGGCCCCGTATCACTGGATGTGGAAAAAGCCGGATACATCGCGGCCGCAGTACGGCAGCACTGGATATCCGTCATCAGCCTGGTGCTCTTTCTGATCTTTTGGGAACTGATTTGCCGGTTCGAGATCATCGGGCCGTATCAGCTCGTTCCGCCTTCCGAAGTTCTTGGCGTGTTCGCCGACAAGTTCACGAACCCCAACCCCGACGGCGCGCTGTTGCAGCAGCATGCCTGGGCCAGCCTTTCCCTGGCGCTGGTGGGCTTTGGGGCCGCGGTGTGCATCGGCGTGCCACTGGGGCTGCTGATGGGCTGGTACCGCCCCGTCAACCTGATGGTGCGCCCGCTGTTCGACGCGGTGCGCCCCATCCCCCCCATCGCCTGGATACCCATCGCCATCCTGTGGCTGGGCATCGGCATCCACGCCAAGGCGTTCATCATCTTCCTCGCGGCGTTCGTGCCCTGCGTGATCAACTCCTACACCGGCATCCGCCTGACCAACCCGGTGCTGATCCGCGTGGCGCGCATCTACGGCGCCTCCGATTTCGAGACCTTCCGGAAAATCGGCGTTCCCTCGGCCATTCCCATGGTGTTCACGGGCATCAAGCTGTCGCTCAACGCCGCGTGGACAACCCTGGTGGCGGCCGAACTGCTGGCCGCCTCGCAGGGGCTCGGCTACCTCATCCAGCTTGGCCGTCGGCTGGCCCGTCCGGACATCATCATCGTGGGCATGCTGGCCATCGGTTTGCTGGGCGCGCTCATGTCGTGGGGGCTGACCAGGATCGAGTCCCGCTTCGCATCCTCACGGAGGCTCTCATGA
- a CDS encoding ABC transporter ATP-binding protein produces MTEQTAKIECRNLSKAFHVPGQPQRLLVLDRVSLAVRENEFLVILGPGQCGKTVLLNCIAGLIEPSAGDVLLDGALVTAPGPDRAMVFQRYALMPWKTVEHNVAFGLAVRGVPQKERLEIAHRYIDLVGLQGFEKAYPEQLSGGMKQRVGIARAYANAPEILLMDEPFGALDAQTRYAMEQDLRSIWEKEKRTVIFVTNNIEEAIYLGDRILVMSVLPGTVKAEYLIDIPSPRNYTDPAFLTYRKMISEATDLSI; encoded by the coding sequence ATGACGGAACAGACTGCCAAGATCGAATGCCGCAACCTGTCCAAGGCCTTTCACGTACCCGGACAACCCCAGCGACTGCTGGTGCTCGACCGCGTGTCGCTGGCCGTGCGCGAAAACGAATTCCTGGTCATCCTCGGTCCGGGCCAGTGCGGCAAGACCGTACTGCTCAACTGCATCGCCGGGCTCATCGAACCCTCGGCCGGGGATGTGCTGCTGGACGGCGCCCTTGTCACGGCGCCGGGGCCTGACCGGGCCATGGTCTTCCAGCGCTACGCGCTGATGCCGTGGAAAACCGTGGAGCACAACGTGGCCTTCGGCCTTGCCGTACGCGGCGTGCCGCAGAAGGAACGGCTGGAGATCGCCCACCGCTACATCGACCTCGTGGGCCTGCAGGGCTTCGAAAAGGCCTACCCCGAACAGCTTTCCGGCGGCATGAAGCAGCGCGTGGGCATTGCCCGCGCCTACGCCAACGCGCCGGAAATCCTGCTCATGGACGAACCGTTCGGCGCGCTGGACGCGCAGACGCGCTACGCCATGGAGCAGGACCTGCGTTCCATATGGGAAAAGGAAAAGCGGACGGTCATCTTCGTCACCAACAACATCGAAGAAGCCATATACCTTGGCGACAGGATTCTGGTCATGTCCGTACTGCCCGGCACGGTGAAGGCGGAATACCTGATCGATATTCCCTCGCCGCGCAATTATACAGACCCTGCGTTCCTCACCTACAGAAAGATGATCTCCGAAGCCACGGATCTTTCCATATAG
- the hpsH gene encoding (2S)-3-sulfopropanediol dehydratase activating enzyme — protein sequence MHDREMTGIVFNMQKYSVHDGAGIRTMVFLKGCPLRCAWCSNPESQRLQPERGYNRYTCLSPSVCGHCIPACPAGCIFEIEGLLAIDHQRCTGCLRCADACPTKAMSVYGQRLGVDDVLEAVEQDSVFYARSGGGMTLSGGEAMYQPDFTVALLREARRRHINTVMETCGHCDGDALVEACRHIDGLLFDIKHLSTERHRQGTGVGNERILANFLRICAEFPALPITARTPVVPGFNDNEDDIRAIARFLPKRANLVHELLPYHRMGQPKYEFLGRAFPMGGAQLEENIMPRLQEVALAR from the coding sequence ATGCACGACAGGGAAATGACGGGCATCGTCTTCAACATGCAGAAATATTCCGTGCACGACGGCGCGGGCATCCGCACCATGGTCTTCCTGAAGGGCTGCCCGTTGCGCTGCGCATGGTGCAGCAACCCGGAATCCCAGAGGCTCCAGCCTGAACGCGGGTACAACCGGTACACGTGTCTTTCGCCCTCGGTGTGCGGCCACTGCATTCCCGCCTGCCCGGCGGGCTGCATCTTCGAGATAGAGGGCCTGCTGGCCATCGACCACCAGCGCTGCACGGGGTGCCTGCGGTGTGCAGACGCCTGCCCCACGAAGGCCATGAGCGTCTATGGCCAGCGCCTCGGCGTTGACGACGTGCTCGAGGCCGTGGAGCAGGACTCCGTGTTCTACGCCCGCTCCGGTGGCGGCATGACCCTGTCCGGCGGGGAGGCCATGTACCAGCCCGACTTCACGGTGGCCTTGCTGCGCGAGGCACGCCGCAGGCACATCAACACGGTGATGGAAACCTGCGGACATTGTGACGGCGATGCACTGGTCGAAGCCTGCCGCCACATCGACGGGTTGCTGTTCGACATCAAGCACCTGTCCACCGAGCGACACCGCCAGGGCACCGGCGTGGGCAACGAGCGAATCCTGGCGAACTTCCTCCGGATATGCGCAGAATTCCCCGCATTGCCCATCACTGCCCGCACCCCGGTCGTTCCGGGATTCAACGACAACGAAGACGACATCCGGGCCATTGCCCGGTTCCTGCCCAAGCGCGCCAACCTCGTGCACGAACTGCTGCCCTACCACCGCATGGGGCAGCCGAAGTACGAGTTCCTCGGCCGCGCCTTTCCCATGGGGGGGGCGCAACTGGAGGAAAACATCATGCCCCGCCTTCAGGAAGTGGCCCTGGCCCGCTGA